In the genome of Rhodoplanes sp. Z2-YC6860, one region contains:
- a CDS encoding Bug family tripartite tricarboxylate transporter substrate binding protein, with translation MGRVLIAAMLAAGLSAAACAQDYPSRPVTMVVPFTSGGSTEIMARLIAQGLETKLGKPVIVENKPGAGTVIGSNFVAKSEPDGYTLLMGTSSPIAINVTVYKALPYNPATDFVPLAMVAESPFVLVVNNDLPVKTVPELIAYAKANPGKLSFGSGGPGAPHHLFAELFASMAGIKMTHVPYRGSLPALNDVLAGHIQLMFVDLPPAVGMISSGKIRALGVTPAKRLAALPDVPTIAEAGVPGYSAAAWFMVVAPAKTPKPVADRLHADLKEVLSSAQTREQIDKLGLTPLDTPPIATMQDFVKSEIARWGKVVEAAGIAGSQ, from the coding sequence ATGGGCCGTGTTTTGATCGCGGCAATGTTGGCTGCGGGTTTGAGCGCCGCTGCGTGCGCGCAGGATTATCCGTCGCGCCCCGTTACGATGGTGGTGCCGTTCACGAGCGGTGGCTCGACCGAGATCATGGCGCGGCTGATCGCGCAGGGGCTTGAAACCAAGCTCGGCAAGCCGGTGATCGTCGAGAACAAGCCTGGCGCCGGCACGGTGATCGGCTCGAACTTCGTCGCGAAGTCCGAACCCGACGGCTACACGCTGCTGATGGGCACCTCGTCGCCGATCGCCATCAACGTCACGGTCTACAAGGCGCTGCCCTACAATCCCGCGACCGACTTCGTGCCGCTGGCGATGGTGGCCGAGAGCCCGTTCGTGCTCGTGGTCAACAACGATCTGCCGGTGAAGACCGTCCCCGAGCTGATCGCCTATGCCAAGGCCAATCCCGGCAAGCTGTCGTTCGGCTCGGGCGGGCCTGGCGCGCCGCATCACCTGTTCGCCGAGTTGTTCGCGAGCATGGCCGGCATCAAGATGACGCACGTGCCCTATCGCGGCAGCCTGCCGGCGTTGAACGACGTGCTGGCCGGTCACATCCAGCTGATGTTCGTCGATCTGCCGCCGGCCGTCGGCATGATTTCGAGCGGAAAAATCCGCGCGCTCGGCGTCACGCCCGCGAAGCGGCTCGCCGCGCTGCCGGATGTGCCGACCATTGCCGAGGCCGGTGTCCCAGGCTACTCGGCCGCTGCATGGTTCATGGTCGTGGCGCCGGCCAAGACGCCAAAGCCGGTCGCCGATCGCCTGCATGCCGATCTGAAGGAGGTGCTAAGCTCGGCTCAGACCCGCGAGCAGATCGACAAGCTCGGCCTGACGCCGCTCGATACGCCGCCGATCGCCACGATGCAGGACTTCGTGAAGTCCGAGATCGCGCGCTGGGGCAAGGTGGTGGAAGCTGCCGGGATTGCGGGCTCGCAATAG
- the rplU gene encoding 50S ribosomal protein L21 — protein MFAVIKAGGKQYRVVEDQVLKVEGVEGEPGTIVQIGEVIMLGGDKPEIGKPTISGASVAVEIVEHGRGRKVIAFKKRRRKNSRRKRGHRQDFVLIRISEILTGGAKPSKGPKPKPEPKAKPAKTEAEDDAA, from the coding sequence ATGTTCGCAGTCATCAAAGCCGGCGGTAAGCAATACCGCGTGGTCGAAGACCAGGTCCTCAAGGTCGAGGGCGTGGAAGGCGAGCCGGGCACGATCGTGCAGATCGGCGAAGTCATCATGCTGGGCGGCGACAAGCCGGAGATCGGCAAGCCGACCATTTCGGGCGCGAGCGTCGCGGTCGAGATCGTCGAGCATGGCCGCGGCCGCAAGGTCATCGCCTTCAAGAAGCGTCGTCGCAAGAACTCGCGGCGCAAGCGCGGCCATCGGCAGGACTTCGTCCTGATTCGGATTTCGGAAATCCTGACGGGCGGCGCGAAGCCCTCGAAAGGCCCGAAGCCGAAGCCCGAGCCCAAGGCGAAGCCGGCCAAGACAGAAGCCGAGGACGACGCGGCATAA
- a CDS encoding Bug family tripartite tricarboxylate transporter substrate binding protein, giving the protein MLTARWAAAVVACLFLTAASSVQADDYPSRPITLVLPLAAGGAMDVFARGQFEPKLRERFGKPVIVENRTGGGTVIAANAVAKSPPDGYTLFFTPAGTLTTNATLYKKLPYDPVKDFTPVALTSSVTFVLVVNPSLPVHSVKELVQYAKQRPGELSFGSTGIGATPHLAVEMIMREAGLKMTHVPYRGMPPAVNDVIGNHVQMVFADPTVAAPLIKEGRLRALAVSSKVRIVALPDVPTMEEAGFPGFEATSWHMIVGPAGLPNDIVGKLNAEFKQMAASDDYKAQADRMGLLAIQTPPPDELRKYLNAEIARWGQLVKDVGIAGTE; this is encoded by the coding sequence ATGCTGACTGCACGCTGGGCCGCGGCCGTTGTCGCATGTCTTTTTCTGACGGCTGCTTCATCGGTGCAGGCCGACGACTATCCGTCGCGGCCGATCACTTTGGTCCTGCCGCTCGCCGCCGGCGGCGCGATGGACGTCTTCGCCCGCGGCCAGTTCGAGCCCAAGCTGAGAGAGCGGTTCGGCAAGCCTGTGATCGTCGAGAACCGCACCGGCGGCGGCACGGTGATCGCCGCGAACGCAGTGGCGAAATCCCCGCCTGACGGCTACACGCTGTTCTTTACGCCGGCCGGCACGCTCACCACCAATGCGACGCTCTACAAGAAGCTGCCGTATGATCCGGTCAAAGACTTCACGCCGGTCGCGTTGACCTCGTCGGTGACCTTCGTGCTGGTGGTGAACCCGTCGCTGCCGGTGCATTCGGTCAAGGAACTCGTTCAATACGCCAAGCAGCGGCCCGGTGAGCTTTCGTTCGGCTCGACCGGTATCGGCGCCACGCCGCACCTCGCGGTCGAGATGATCATGCGCGAGGCCGGACTGAAGATGACGCATGTGCCCTATCGTGGCATGCCGCCTGCGGTGAACGACGTGATCGGCAATCACGTGCAGATGGTGTTTGCCGATCCGACGGTCGCTGCGCCGCTGATCAAGGAGGGCCGGCTCCGCGCGCTCGCGGTGTCGTCCAAGGTGCGCATCGTCGCGCTGCCCGATGTGCCGACCATGGAGGAGGCGGGCTTTCCCGGTTTCGAAGCGACGTCGTGGCACATGATCGTCGGCCCGGCGGGCCTGCCGAACGACATCGTCGGAAAGCTCAACGCCGAGTTCAAGCAGATGGCCGCGTCGGACGACTACAAGGCGCAGGCCGACCGGATGGGATTGCTGGCGATCCAGACGCCGCCGCCGGACGAACTGAGAAAGTACCTCAATGCCGAGATCGCGCGTTGGGGCCAGCTTGTGAAGGACGTCGGCATCGCCGGGACGGAGTGA
- a CDS encoding ABC transporter permease, whose protein sequence is MSAGAETGTAPTLNAAEAQPTPRSLPRFIRKLKQPAIAVLFPVAVVMVWHFATYGRKYSLIPPPSEVAIELYDLAFGGIYDDAYSQTLLTHLLASVSRVYGGFGMACLVALPLGLMIGRLPFVRQLLDPTLQVLRPIPVTAWLPLAMIIFGLGPRSAVFLVFLGAFYPVLVNTIFGVRSVDPRLFEAASMLGCEGVSQFFKVVLPASLPAIFTGLRLGLGFAWVVIVVGEMTGVQTGLGAIIMEARQLSRTEIVISGMIVIGIAGFISDRIVMWLGQRLLRWSPNHV, encoded by the coding sequence ATGAGCGCGGGTGCCGAAACCGGGACGGCCCCAACATTGAACGCAGCGGAGGCGCAGCCTACGCCGCGCTCGTTGCCGCGGTTTATTCGGAAGCTGAAACAGCCCGCGATCGCGGTGCTGTTTCCGGTCGCCGTCGTGATGGTCTGGCATTTCGCCACCTACGGACGAAAGTACAGCCTGATCCCGCCGCCGAGCGAAGTCGCGATCGAGCTTTACGATCTGGCGTTCGGCGGCATCTACGACGACGCGTACAGCCAGACCCTCCTGACGCATCTACTTGCCTCGGTGAGCCGGGTCTATGGCGGCTTCGGTATGGCGTGTCTGGTCGCGCTGCCGCTCGGGCTGATGATCGGGCGGCTGCCGTTCGTGCGGCAACTGCTCGACCCGACGCTCCAGGTGCTGCGGCCGATTCCCGTTACCGCCTGGCTGCCGCTGGCCATGATCATCTTCGGACTCGGTCCGCGCTCGGCGGTGTTTCTGGTTTTTCTCGGTGCGTTCTATCCGGTGCTGGTCAACACGATCTTCGGCGTGCGTTCGGTCGATCCGCGATTGTTCGAGGCGGCGAGCATGCTTGGCTGCGAGGGCGTCTCGCAGTTCTTCAAGGTGGTGCTGCCGGCAAGCCTGCCTGCGATCTTCACCGGGCTTCGTCTGGGGCTTGGTTTCGCCTGGGTGGTGATCGTGGTCGGCGAGATGACCGGTGTGCAGACCGGGCTTGGCGCGATCATCATGGAAGCCCGGCAATTGTCGCGAACCGAAATCGTCATCTCCGGCATGATCGTGATCGGCATCGCAGGCTTCATCTCCGACCGCATCGTGATGTGGCTCGGCCAACGTTTGCTGCGCTGGAGCCCGAACCATGTCTGA
- a CDS encoding ABC transporter ATP-binding protein, translated as MSEPTVPILELKGLSKQFEFNGDRIEALRDANLRVSKGEFVCLIGASGCGKSTLLRIVAGFEKATRGSALMWDRPIEGPAPDRGMVFQDYGLFPWLSVRGNIAFGPASRGRPRSEIKDTVDRFVELVGLQRFADAYPHQLSGGMKQRVAIARVLANDAEIVLMDEPFGALDAMTRERLQDELLEIWRRTGLTVLFVTHSIEEAIFLADRVVVMSPGPGRIDSQMQITLPRPRDVVGSDFNDIRRELSLRLHSHHARKAA; from the coding sequence ATGTCTGAGCCGACGGTCCCGATCCTCGAACTCAAGGGCTTGAGCAAGCAGTTCGAATTCAACGGCGACCGCATCGAGGCGCTGCGCGATGCGAATCTGCGCGTGAGCAAAGGCGAGTTCGTTTGTCTGATCGGCGCCTCGGGCTGCGGCAAGTCGACCTTGCTCCGCATCGTCGCGGGCTTCGAGAAGGCGACGCGGGGCAGTGCACTGATGTGGGACCGGCCGATCGAAGGGCCGGCGCCCGATCGCGGCATGGTGTTCCAGGACTACGGCCTGTTTCCCTGGCTTAGCGTGCGCGGCAACATCGCGTTCGGGCCGGCCTCACGCGGACGGCCCAGGTCCGAGATCAAGGACACGGTCGATCGCTTCGTCGAGCTGGTCGGCCTGCAGCGTTTCGCCGACGCCTATCCGCATCAGCTCTCCGGCGGCATGAAGCAGCGCGTCGCCATCGCCCGTGTGCTCGCCAACGATGCCGAGATCGTGCTGATGGACGAACCGTTCGGCGCGCTCGACGCGATGACCCGCGAGCGGTTGCAGGACGAGCTTCTGGAGATCTGGCGGCGCACCGGCCTCACCGTGCTGTTCGTCACCCATTCGATCGAGGAGGCGATCTTCCTCGCCGACCGCGTGGTGGTGATGTCGCCGGGCCCGGGCCGCATCGACAGCCAGATGCAGATCACGCTGCCGCGCCCGCGCGACGTGGTCGGGAGCGATTTCAACGACATCCGCCGCGAGCTGTCGTTGCGGCTGCACAGCCATCACGCGCGGAAGGCTGCGTAG
- the rpmA gene encoding 50S ribosomal protein L27 has product MAHKKAGGSSRNGRDSAGQRLGVKLFGGQTAVPGNILARQRGTKWHAGQNVGIGRDHTLFALTEGRVTFNTKAKGRVFISVLPMTEAAAE; this is encoded by the coding sequence ATGGCTCACAAGAAAGCAGGCGGATCTTCCCGGAACGGCCGTGACTCGGCCGGGCAACGCCTTGGCGTCAAGCTGTTCGGCGGTCAGACGGCCGTGCCGGGCAACATTCTGGCGCGCCAGCGCGGGACCAAATGGCATGCCGGCCAGAACGTCGGCATTGGCCGCGATCATACGCTGTTCGCCCTGACTGAAGGTCGCGTCACGTTCAATACCAAAGCCAAAGGCCGCGTATTCATTTCCGTCCTTCCGATGACGGAGGCCGCGGCCGAATAA
- a CDS encoding ABC transporter substrate-binding protein, which translates to MIRRREFLVGAGVAALAAPAVLRAEDVTIIKMGALKLIHSITPYFYERFTPAGTRIEVVPFESPAEGKNAVVTKSVDFGMFGIAAATLGAAAGEPVVVIAGACNKGMAIIAKKDSPISSIKDLKGTKVAIWPGSTQEVFILERLRMEGMSIKDITPVRVSFSEMHLALARGDVDAYVGAEPGPGVSLSTGIGKLVEYPYGTAMGGLNMVFGAHRDTLSEKPKLVNVILGIHRKAVEFAMANPAEMSAMAVAKLGQKKEAIDVSVPNVELTWKFGALEIAQSKTYAEYMLQLKQIRQLPDFATFFDTRFVDELAKQA; encoded by the coding sequence ATGATCCGCCGTCGCGAATTCCTCGTTGGAGCAGGCGTTGCCGCCTTGGCCGCCCCGGCCGTGCTGCGCGCCGAAGATGTCACGATCATCAAGATGGGCGCGTTGAAGCTCATCCATTCGATCACACCTTACTTCTACGAGCGCTTCACGCCGGCCGGCACCAGGATCGAGGTCGTGCCGTTCGAAAGCCCGGCCGAGGGCAAGAACGCCGTGGTCACCAAGTCGGTCGACTTCGGCATGTTCGGCATCGCGGCCGCGACGTTGGGCGCCGCAGCGGGCGAACCGGTCGTCGTGATCGCCGGCGCCTGCAACAAGGGCATGGCGATCATCGCCAAGAAGGACAGCCCGATCTCCTCGATCAAGGACCTCAAAGGCACCAAGGTCGCGATCTGGCCGGGCTCGACGCAGGAGGTGTTCATCCTCGAGCGGCTGCGGATGGAAGGGATGTCGATCAAGGACATCACGCCTGTACGCGTGTCCTTCAGCGAAATGCATCTGGCGCTCGCGCGCGGCGACGTCGATGCGTATGTCGGCGCCGAGCCGGGCCCTGGTGTCAGTCTCTCGACCGGCATCGGCAAGCTGGTCGAATATCCCTACGGCACCGCGATGGGCGGCTTGAACATGGTGTTCGGCGCGCATCGCGACACGCTGTCGGAGAAGCCGAAGCTCGTGAACGTGATCCTCGGCATTCATCGCAAGGCGGTCGAGTTCGCCATGGCCAATCCGGCCGAGATGAGCGCCATGGCGGTGGCGAAGCTCGGCCAGAAGAAAGAGGCGATCGACGTCTCGGTCCCCAATGTCGAACTCACCTGGAAGTTCGGCGCGCTGGAGATTGCGCAGTCCAAGACCTACGCCGAATATATGCTGCAGTTGAAGCAGATCCGGCAGCTTCCGGACTTCGCGACGTTCTTCGACACGCGCTTCGTCGACGAACTGGCGAAGCAGGCCTGA
- a CDS encoding Bug family tripartite tricarboxylate transporter substrate binding protein, with protein MIAGAMRAWAVATVLVCTAPSAWSQVSGYPNRTVTIVAPAAPGGLYSLFARLIGSKLEQRFGKSFVVENKPGASSIVGSLAVIRSPHDGYTLMVANTSGLAANVTLHKSLPYEPLKDFAPVSLISRVPEVLVVNAALPVVSLADLAQLAKATPGGLSFASAGAGTAQHLSGIELGAALGVPVTHVPYKGMQPAIADVAGGHIPFMFSPISFALPLAQAGKLRMLGVTTAERIEAVPDVPPLIEVGLKQFDAVSWFMLVAPAGTPADIVGKLHQEVRAVMADPEVHREFVKLGLAPVQSPPPEDLPGFVRSEIVVWGEIIRRAGLAGSQ; from the coding sequence ATGATCGCAGGAGCCATGCGAGCCTGGGCCGTCGCAACCGTGCTGGTTTGCACGGCGCCGTCTGCCTGGTCGCAGGTTTCAGGCTATCCAAACCGCACCGTGACCATCGTCGCGCCGGCTGCACCGGGCGGGCTCTATAGTCTCTTTGCACGTTTGATCGGCTCGAAGCTCGAGCAGCGTTTCGGCAAATCTTTCGTGGTCGAGAACAAGCCGGGCGCAAGCTCGATCGTCGGCTCGCTTGCGGTGATCCGCTCACCGCACGACGGCTATACGCTGATGGTCGCCAACACCAGCGGGCTCGCCGCCAACGTCACCCTCCACAAGAGTTTGCCCTACGAACCGCTGAAAGACTTCGCGCCGGTGTCGCTGATCTCCCGGGTTCCCGAGGTTCTGGTGGTGAATGCCGCGCTGCCGGTCGTCTCGCTCGCCGACCTCGCGCAGCTCGCCAAGGCGACACCTGGAGGCTTGAGCTTCGCCTCGGCGGGCGCCGGCACCGCGCAGCACCTGAGCGGCATCGAGCTTGGCGCGGCGCTCGGCGTGCCGGTGACGCATGTGCCTTACAAGGGCATGCAGCCGGCCATCGCCGATGTGGCCGGCGGCCACATCCCGTTCATGTTCAGCCCGATCTCGTTCGCGCTGCCGCTCGCTCAAGCCGGCAAGCTCCGCATGCTCGGCGTCACCACGGCCGAGCGGATCGAGGCGGTGCCCGATGTGCCGCCGCTGATCGAGGTAGGGCTCAAGCAGTTCGACGCCGTGTCCTGGTTCATGCTGGTGGCGCCGGCCGGCACGCCCGCCGACATCGTCGGCAAGCTGCACCAGGAGGTGAGGGCGGTGATGGCCGATCCCGAGGTCCACCGGGAGTTCGTCAAGCTGGGCCTCGCTCCGGTGCAGTCGCCGCCGCCCGAGGATCTCCCGGGCTTCGTGCGATCCGAAATCGTGGTCTGGGGCGAGATCATCCGGCGGGCGGGGCTCGCCGGCTCGCAGTAG
- a CDS encoding Bug family tripartite tricarboxylate transporter substrate binding protein, with amino-acid sequence MKMRFVAMLMAIGALAATPRGAAAQDYPTHTVTILCPFAAGGGTDLIARSIAAKLERRLGQSFIVENRPGAGTTIAAAATAKASPDGYTLMQATSGTMSMNPTIFKNLPYQPDKDVVPVALSAGVPFLLVVNPALPVQSVADLVKLAKQKPLTYGSGGVGSFHHLNAELFSSMTGIKMTHVPYKGSVPAMTDLVAGQIDVLFVDIGPSIQLIRAGKARALGITSAQPAAATPEIPPLDKVGVPGFDTTAWQMLVAPGGTPRPILEKLNSETNAIVQSDEIRKQFIDMGLEPIGKGSLKELEAFVKSETARWAPVIRNAGLAGSQ; translated from the coding sequence ATGAAGATGCGGTTCGTTGCAATGCTGATGGCGATTGGAGCGCTTGCGGCGACGCCGCGTGGCGCCGCGGCGCAGGATTACCCGACGCATACGGTGACGATCCTCTGTCCGTTTGCGGCCGGCGGCGGCACCGATCTGATCGCGCGCTCGATCGCGGCAAAGCTGGAGCGCCGCCTGGGCCAGTCGTTCATTGTCGAGAACCGTCCCGGCGCCGGCACCACCATCGCGGCTGCCGCCACCGCCAAGGCTTCGCCTGACGGCTACACATTGATGCAGGCGACCAGCGGCACGATGTCGATGAATCCGACCATCTTCAAAAACCTGCCCTATCAACCGGACAAGGACGTTGTGCCGGTCGCGCTGTCCGCCGGCGTGCCGTTCCTTCTGGTGGTCAACCCCGCACTGCCGGTGCAAAGCGTGGCGGATCTCGTGAAGCTCGCCAAGCAGAAGCCTTTGACCTACGGCTCCGGTGGCGTGGGATCGTTCCACCATCTGAACGCCGAGCTGTTCTCCAGCATGACGGGAATCAAGATGACGCATGTGCCTTACAAGGGCAGCGTGCCGGCGATGACCGATCTGGTCGCGGGCCAGATCGATGTGCTGTTCGTCGACATCGGTCCGTCGATCCAGCTGATCCGAGCCGGCAAGGCCCGGGCGCTGGGCATCACCAGTGCACAACCGGCCGCGGCCACGCCGGAAATTCCGCCGCTCGACAAAGTGGGCGTGCCGGGTTTCGACACCACGGCCTGGCAGATGCTGGTCGCGCCCGGCGGCACGCCGCGACCGATCCTGGAAAAACTCAATTCCGAAACAAATGCGATCGTGCAGTCCGACGAGATCCGCAAGCAGTTCATCGATATGGGTCTGGAGCCAATCGGAAAAGGATCGCTGAAAGAACTGGAAGCCTTCGTCAAATCCGAGACAGCGCGCTGGGCGCCGGTTATACGAAATGCGGGGCTGGCCGGGTCCCAATAG
- a CDS encoding alpha/beta hydrolase encodes MNDASSTIIWRGMNRAQLDAAYDNNAAVPDVASRRDGWISRSAEMRKKNPELLDLAYGPRERNRIDVFRCGKANAPLFCFIHGGYWQRNSKDIFACMMAGPLAHGFDTAMIGYTLCPDVTLTELVAETHAAIRYLRQEGPRRGFGAGKLIVSGWSAGGHLTASALPLDEVDAGLAISGIYDIEPCRLNYLNEKLNLTVAEVGALSPILHLPKRKVPLTVAFGTGELPELQRQSRDYHQARVAAGLPSTLLPLEPCNHFSIMDELEKADGRLTAALNSLIVALG; translated from the coding sequence ATGAACGATGCATCCTCCACCATCATTTGGCGCGGCATGAACCGGGCGCAGCTCGATGCCGCTTACGACAACAACGCCGCGGTGCCCGACGTCGCGTCGCGCCGCGACGGCTGGATTTCGCGCAGCGCGGAGATGCGGAAGAAGAATCCGGAGCTGCTCGATCTCGCCTATGGCCCGCGCGAAAGAAACCGCATCGACGTGTTCCGCTGCGGCAAGGCCAACGCGCCGCTGTTCTGCTTCATCCATGGCGGCTACTGGCAGCGCAACAGCAAGGACATCTTCGCCTGCATGATGGCGGGTCCGCTGGCTCATGGCTTCGACACCGCGATGATCGGCTACACGCTCTGCCCGGACGTGACGCTGACCGAGCTGGTCGCCGAGACTCATGCTGCGATCCGCTACCTCCGCCAGGAAGGTCCGCGCCGCGGCTTCGGCGCGGGCAAGCTCATCGTGTCAGGCTGGTCGGCCGGCGGGCATCTGACCGCGTCGGCGTTGCCGCTCGACGAGGTCGATGCGGGGCTTGCGATCAGCGGCATTTATGACATCGAGCCCTGCCGGCTCAATTATCTCAACGAGAAGCTCAATCTCACTGTGGCAGAGGTCGGGGCCCTCAGTCCGATCCTGCATCTTCCCAAGCGAAAGGTGCCGTTGACCGTCGCGTTCGGCACCGGCGAGTTGCCGGAACTGCAGCGTCAATCGCGGGACTATCACCAGGCTCGCGTGGCGGCAGGCCTGCCGAGCACGCTGCTGCCGCTCGAGCCGTGCAATCACTTCTCGATCATGGACGAGCTTGAAAAGGCTGACGGCCGCCTCACCGCCGCGCTGAACAGTCTCATTGTCGCGCTCGGCTAA